The DNA window GAAAAATACGCATGCaccatgaaaataataacggAATTTCTCTTGATCATATAGCCAACAATTTCCTGTTTTACCACAACTTGATTCCCAAACTAAACAAGCAGCATCGGCAATACTACCAAATATTAATGGATATGGGATGAATGCTATtgaggcaaaaaaaaacaagtaaaTAAAGATGTAAAAAATGAGAtttaaatgtgtgtgtgtgtgtgtgtttgttttcagACAAACCCAAAATGgccatgaatgatgatgcagCACCCATTGTGAATCCTTTATCCATTGGTTCGACTGATCGGAATGAAATCAATGCATTAGCAGTACGAGCAGTAGATGATACGATAGCACCACAAAGTACAACAATTAGATAGGTAAATAAATTCGTacaattatcaacatcactTTGACAATAACCGATTGTTGCTTGACTATTTACATCGTTTACACATGAACAATCGGTAAGTGtttgattcgaatcaaaCATTTGTCTACAGCCAGCATAACAAGGTGAAAAATATGTTGTACGTCCATCGGCACCACAAACCGGTGAAAATGAACTAACTGTACATGAACAATGCTGATTACATGGAGCATTCAATGCGaatctatgaaaaaaaaacaataaatcatTCTATATAAATAATCGAAACATTTCATAACAATACCTCCCCATTGAATCATAATGACCATCAATCTTCAGTGGATCACAGCCCAAAAACATTCCGGAACCAAGTGTGAAAATTGATAAACCTTCAACAATGAACACATAGATCAATATAAAATGAGTGGACGGTCGAAACAATGAGATAATTGCACCGCCAAGCAATATACCGATGGCCATTGGCATGATCGATGTTGTACCGGTTATAAAACtggccgatgatgatgattgtcgaaATTgtgattcaatatattttgttttcaacatAATATATCCACCGATACCGATATAACGGAATATACTACCGGCTAGATATAGCATGATAACCGGATTTGTAAGAAAACGTTTCAATGCCTGTATACTACCACCGGCtgctttcattttctttttcattttatctgCTTTTACAGATGCATTTTTTAATTGTGccggaaacaaaaacaatggtaATGTtgcaataaataataaaacaccAACGATACAGAATGCAAGCCACCATGCACCGACAAAACGTGGATCTTTTCGTGTGATTCCCGGATCGActaaatgaaacaagaaaaaattaatttaaaataatgCTAAAGTCAtcagaaataaaaacgaacaaacaaaatatttaccAAAaggattttcaaaaaatctcaaacaaaatgatgacaataaataACCACTAGCCGGACCAATCAATCGTATGGCTTGTATGATGCTCATATACATTGGAGAATTTTTCTTGccaacattatcatccagATAAGGAAAACcgatgacaaaaaaacagGTAAAACCAATACCTCTGAAAAAACTaccgaaaaataaaatcaccaCAGCCAACCATTTTGTATGACCACGATTATTtgtacatttcatttcattcatttctgcATTATCATCTGAACACAATTCGAATGGTTTACGATTTTGAAACATTGAAGGACCAGCCAATATTGGTATTGttgacgttgttgttgttgttgttgttgtatttgaaatattcaaagaccaattattattagcagCAATggtcatattattattattcccaTTATGTACAAATAATTCGGCCGGTCCATAGATAAAATATGGCATAGCTGTTAAGAAACATGAGAATGCCAAAAACATTTCACTGAATGCAATCAATCGTGCACGATTAAAACGTACGGCAATATAGCCAACAATTGGACTtaactttaaaaaaaaaataaatgatgatttgaaattagaaattgaaaaaaaaagaatcgtcatcatcatcattatcatactTACCATAAATTGTGAAATATTATCagcaatcaaaatgattccaGAAATTCTTGAATCGAATGCATAACGTTTTTCCAATGTACtcattgtggaaaaaaatatcggtCCATTCATACTTTGTATAATACCAACCAATGATAGattgataagaaaaaatattggatTGGAAAATATTTGCAACCATTTTGGACGCCAAGAACCAATACCACAGGATgttaattcattatcatcatcatcatcatcatcaatattcttattcttattatcatcatcatcatttttattatgttGATCAATAGCAAAATTATTCTGATTTTTAAAAACGACGGACGAATCTATCGATTTTCGATAATTTgacattatatttttttccacttgaTTTATTAGTGTGATAGATAGATATttggatgaattgaaaaatttgtaaatctgtaatagaaatgaaaaacaaaattattgttgaatagttattgaatgtttgatgatgaataatgaataaaaataatgaaaatcagTGTTATTCagccataatcatcaatagtttcaacaacaacaaaaaaaaacatcataatcattcgatttaaataaaataatcggtatcggttttttttatgattttctgttttcattcaaattgataaatgtGGGTAATATCGTCCATTTATagacaatatcatcatcatcatcaataaatcaatcaatcaatttgtataaagtgatgatgatggatcataTTActaaaatcgaatcaaaataaatgaaacaagaaacagaaaaaaaaatttgaacttTGTctatggggaaaaaaatgagcaaaaattttttttaatacaaaaattcaaaaacaaagaaaaaaagaaaaaagtcgGTCAAACCATCAAatttattggattttttcctttcttcTTGTCCGTTTTGCaggatgataataaaaaaaattgacaaatgtAAACAAACCACAGACCAACACAATCACAAAAAATCTGGTAATGTCacattaaattaaaaaaaaaaaaaaaaaaaaaataaaaacgaaaacatcaTAATTATAGGGAAAGAAAatcttattttttcatcactaattcattcataaaacaacctgattcaacaacaacaacaacaacaggttGTCACTAATTTCAGAGACACgcaacacacacattagAAACACACCGAATTAATGgcattgataattttatacGGTAGTtgtatttttgtgtgttattaaatttttttttgtttcttttcattaCGAGTTTTAAATTTCACATTACTATTTGCACTTTCACATTGTGTTGTTAGCctttatacacacacacacctacacTGTAAATGCAGCTAAAAACacatgacaaacaaaatatataaaacagTCATGTCAaatttcgaatcatcatcatttgtcaaccaagtgaaaatgataataaattcgtttattttaattgaaaaaaaattgattaatcaatcaatcaatcttattaataaaaaaaatgacaaaaaatgttgtttgaCTACTTACCAGGTGatggtttgatttttttttcagatgatAATAACGGTGATTGTTCGCAAcgttaatgataatgatgattataatggtcgtcgtcgtcgatgatgatgatgatgatgatgatcaatatttatttaaacatgatttttatttaatcgtggattcttcaaa is part of the Dermatophagoides farinae isolate YC_2012a chromosome 9, ASM2471394v1, whole genome shotgun sequence genome and encodes:
- the LOC124497813 gene encoding solute carrier organic anion transporter family member 74D isoform X3: MSNYRKSIDSSVVFKNQNNFAIDQHNKNDDDDNKNKNIDDDDDDDNELTSCGIGSWRPKWLQIFSNPIFFLINLSLVGIIQSMNGPIFFSTMSTLEKRYAFDSRISGIILIADNISQFMLSPIVGYIAVRFNRARLIAFSEMFLAFSCFLTAMPYFIYGPAELFVHNGNNNNMTIAANNNWSLNISNTTTTTTTTSTIPILAGPSMFQNRKPFELCSDDNAEMNEMKCTNNRGHTKWLAVVILFFGSFFRGIGFTCFFVIGFPYLDDNVGKKNSPMYMSIIQAIRLIGPASGYLLSSFCLRFFENPFVDPGITRKDPRFVGAWWLAFCIVGVLLFIATLPLFLFPAQLKNASVKADKMKKKMKAAGGSIQALKRFLTNPVIMLYLAGSIFRYIGIGGYIMLKTKYIESQFRQSSSSASFITGTTSIMPMAIGILLGGAIISLFRPSTHFILIYVFIVEGLSIFTLGSGMFLGCDPLKIDGHYDSMGRFALNAPCNQHCSCTVSSFSPVCGADGRTTYFSPCYAGCRQMFDSNQTLTDCSCVNDVNSQATIGYCQSDVDNCTNLFTYLIVVLCGAIVSSTARTANALISFRSVEPMDKGFTMGAASSFMAILAFIPYPLIFGSIADAACLVWESSCGKTGNCWLYDQEKFRYYFHGACVFFMALGSIFDFIMIFFADRIKNFYDDDEDDNDNDNGVNVKNNIDQERQPRPTTIINEKMGKQLSINFIHQTEMCDYNNHHHIEKK
- the LOC124497813 gene encoding solute carrier organic anion transporter family member 74D isoform X2, which produces MCVLRVSEISDNLLLLLLLNQIYKFFNSSKYLSITLINQVEKNIMSNYRKSIDSSVVFKNQNNFAIDQHNKNDDDDNKNKNIDDDDDDDNELTSCGIGSWRPKWLQIFSNPIFFLINLSLVGIIQSMNGPIFFSTMSTLEKRYAFDSRISGIILIADNISQFMLSPIVGYIAVRFNRARLIAFSEMFLAFSCFLTAMPYFIYGPAELFVHNGNNNNMTIAANNNWSLNISNTTTTTTTTSTIPILAGPSMFQNRKPFELCSDDNAEMNEMKCTNNRGHTKWLAVVILFFGSFFRGIGFTCFFVIGFPYLDDNVGKKNSPMYMSIIQAIRLIGPASGYLLSSFCLRFFENPFVDPGITRKDPRFVGAWWLAFCIVGVLLFIATLPLFLFPAQLKNASVKADKMKKKMKAAGGSIQALKRFLTNPVIMLYLAGSIFRYIGIGGYIMLKTKYIESQFRQSSSSASFITGTTSIMPMAIGILLGGAIISLFRPSTHFILIYVFIVEGLSIFTLGSGMFLGCDPLKIDGHYDSMGRFALNAPCNQHCSCTVSSFSPVCGADGRTTYFSPCYAGCRQMFDSNQTLTDCSCVNDVNSQATIGYCQSDVDNCTNLFTYLIVVLCGAIVSSTARTANALISFRSVEPMDKGFTMGAASSFMAILAFIPYPLIFGSIADAACLVWESSCGKTGNCWLYDQEKFRYYFHGACVFFMALGSIFDFIMIFFADRIKNFYDDDEDDNDNDNGVNVKNNIDQERQPRPTTIINEKMGKQLSINFIHQTEMCDYNNHHHIEKK
- the LOC124497813 gene encoding solute carrier organic anion transporter family member 74D isoform X1 yields the protein MCVLRVSEISDNLLLLLLLNQIFCDCVGLWFVYICQFFLLSSCKTDKKKGKNPINLMIYKFFNSSKYLSITLINQVEKNIMSNYRKSIDSSVVFKNQNNFAIDQHNKNDDDDNKNKNIDDDDDDDNELTSCGIGSWRPKWLQIFSNPIFFLINLSLVGIIQSMNGPIFFSTMSTLEKRYAFDSRISGIILIADNISQFMLSPIVGYIAVRFNRARLIAFSEMFLAFSCFLTAMPYFIYGPAELFVHNGNNNNMTIAANNNWSLNISNTTTTTTTTSTIPILAGPSMFQNRKPFELCSDDNAEMNEMKCTNNRGHTKWLAVVILFFGSFFRGIGFTCFFVIGFPYLDDNVGKKNSPMYMSIIQAIRLIGPASGYLLSSFCLRFFENPFVDPGITRKDPRFVGAWWLAFCIVGVLLFIATLPLFLFPAQLKNASVKADKMKKKMKAAGGSIQALKRFLTNPVIMLYLAGSIFRYIGIGGYIMLKTKYIESQFRQSSSSASFITGTTSIMPMAIGILLGGAIISLFRPSTHFILIYVFIVEGLSIFTLGSGMFLGCDPLKIDGHYDSMGRFALNAPCNQHCSCTVSSFSPVCGADGRTTYFSPCYAGCRQMFDSNQTLTDCSCVNDVNSQATIGYCQSDVDNCTNLFTYLIVVLCGAIVSSTARTANALISFRSVEPMDKGFTMGAASSFMAILAFIPYPLIFGSIADAACLVWESSCGKTGNCWLYDQEKFRYYFHGACVFFMALGSIFDFIMIFFADRIKNFYDDDEDDNDNDNGVNVKNNIDQERQPRPTTIINEKMGKQLSINFIHQTEMCDYNNHHHIEKK